One Myripristis murdjan chromosome 17, fMyrMur1.1, whole genome shotgun sequence DNA segment encodes these proteins:
- the map4l gene encoding microtubule-associated protein 4 isoform X2 gives MSFLSGSSWQQPGIINGSSGYRQPSGGHHQQPQQQQQKPSNILSGANIPVALASPPSPPSTPASARHIDLHCQGQMAPGGQVGIAAQGRSKITLTEEGVKLGRSCTQGTLSGTPVEMPDTLTFKVPMLEIEEEGSRGGRAGVDSHRIGCVEGTGVPLGSAGQSPSSPLSSYSSSSSSYLHSPAVSPGKPSLASTLDPEPISELDYGQSQQSNSNINLDQIPSPSNLNLTCGKMDSRDGFYIQGPPGTAKSQVSLHPPKQASELGETSSWSPSFSGRFRSSPGNGAETVVSSTSESLFVGQNANLTAGLVGIENMNPSVGNQSGNTSPQLLGTEIESTVPGVRQTAHIGLEGIGESGAESYILREDFGQRGRTGSHLPPNRKMESGVESYSPNKDVSAGEEGSVGSCATLNRGTIPGQRGELPQRTAVRRAMSDCSHLAVPMVMAETYPTSMGGSLVMVPTVPNLMADPPRPPHPHVAVRRSLTVTDGTGAAAAMATMMSTPLMTSHVLPSSPPPKRHHGSCETSVLLPVPPSIVPPISSINDSKLNTAVKSDNKDKQEKTDSMSSKTEKIDTFDKKEKEEQQKKDNGQEKTLKSEKILKDEEKTEKMNAEKNNNNKASEKEEKVDKPEKADKDNKKEEEKKASEKKEEKEEKEEKGGKGTAKSPTGNGSKNLASPDSKSKPDVGSTKPNSAKSRPSTLSTNGEANSAKRPSPTTASANKKSPVTKATTPTATKRSPPAIGSSKAAKTPDNGTAEKRPPVPKATATPRGTTNKDGSATNAANKTAASKNDKTETKTGEAKKPSTQKTAATRPRPRPASTTTPTPPAATTNGDAPTTHRRRTITKPPVPKQTPMEKKPAVPRAPRTPRPINAPTPDLKNVRSKIGSIDNIKYQPGGGKVQIVHKKLDFSHVTSRCGSKDNIKHVPGGGNVQILNKKVDLSKVTSKCGSKDNIKHKPGGGDVKIESHKINIKAKSKIGSLDNVGLETGNGHANGHVKEEKAEGKTSSPPNGAPTKGAENVAMATAPGSVAKENGVKEPTPTPFGGDGLREPLCMDKRIPETN, from the exons atgtccTTCCTCTCTGGCTCATCCTGGCAGCAGCCTGGCATCATTAATGGCAGCAGCGGGTACCGGCAACCATCCGGTGGGCATCATCAACaaccgcagcagcagcaacagaaaccTTCTAATATCCTCTCTGGTGCCAACATCCCTGTGGCACTTGCCTCCCCCCCATCACCCCCCTCCACGCCGGCCTCTGCGAGGCACATCGACCTGCACTGCCAAGGCCAGATGGCACCGGGGGGGCAGGTTGGCATTGCTGCCCAGGGGCGGTCCAAAATAACTTTGACAGAAGAAGGGGTGAAATTGGGGCGCAGCTGCACCCAGGGAACCTTGTCTGGGACGCCGGTCGAGATGCCAGACACGCTGACCTTCAAGGTGCCAATGCTGGAGATAGAGGAAGAGGGGTcaagaggagggagggcaggggTGGACAGTCACAGGATAGGGTGCGTAGAGGGGACAGGGGTCCCATTAGGAAGTGCAGGACAAAGCCCCAGCAGCCCCCTCTCTTCAtactcatcctcatcctcttcttaCCTGCACTCCCCTGCTGTCTCACCCGGAAAACCCTCTCTGGCTTCAACACTGGACCCTGAGCCAATTTCAGAGCTTGACTATGGACAAAGTCAACAGTCAAACTCAAATATTAATTTGGACCAAATCCCTAGTCCCTCTAACCTGAATCTGACCTGTGGGAAGATGGACAGCAGAGATGGATTTTATATTCAGGGACCTCCAGGCACTGCCAAAAGCCAGGTCTCCCTTCACCCCCCGAAACAGGCCTCAGAGCTCGGGGAAACCAGTTCATGGAGCCCCTCCTTCTCTGGAAGATTCAGATCAAGTCCGGGAAATGGAGCAGAAACAGTTGTTTCTTCAACATCTGAAAGCCTATTTGTAGGTCAGAATGCAAATTTAACTGCAGGCCTAGTTGGAATTGAAAATATGAATCCATCTGTAGGAAATCAAAGTGGAAATACATCTCCTCAACTCCTTGGTACTGAAATTGAGAGTACAGTTCCGGGTGTACGCCAGACTGCTCATATTGGGTTGGAGggcataggggagagtggggcgGAAAGTTACATCCTCAGAGAGGACTTTggccaaagaggaagaacagggTCACATTTACCACCCAACAGAAAAATGGAGAGTGGGGTTGAAAGTTACAGCCCAAACAAGGATGTAAGTGCTGGTGAAGAGGGGAGTGTGGGGTCATGTGCTACGCTAAATAGAGGGACAATACCAGGCCAACGTGGTGAACTTCCACAGCGAACCGCAGTGAGACGTGCCATGTCTGACTGTTCACATCTGGCTGTTCCCATGGTAATGGCTGAAACATACCCCACCAGTATGGGAGGCTCATTGGTGATGGTGCCCACTGTACCAAATCTAATGGCAGACCCACCCAGACCACCCCACCCACATGTGGCAGTCCGACGCTCACTCACGGTCACAGACGGCACGGGAGCTGCCGCCGCAATGGCAACAATGATGTCAACGccactgatgacatcacatgtACTGCCATCCTCTCCACCCCCTAAGAGGCATCATGGGAGCTGTGAGACCAGTGTTTTACTTCCAGTCCCACCCTCCATTGTCCCTCCCATTAGCAGTATCAACGATAGCAAGCTGAACACTGCGG TGAAATCTGACAACAAGGACAAGCAGGAGAAGACGGACAGCATGTCCAGCAAGACGGAGAAGATTGACACCTTCgacaagaaggagaaagaggagcagcagaagaagGACAACGGCCAGGAGAAGACCCTGAAGTCTGAGAAGATCCTTAAAGACGAGGAAAAGACGGAGAAGATGAACGCagagaagaacaacaacaacaaggcgagcgagaaggaggagaaggtggaCAAGCCAGAGAAGGCCGACAAAGATaacaagaaggaggaggagaagaaggcgagcgagaagaaggaagagaaggaagagaaggaagagaagggagggaagggaacAGCAAAGTCTCCTACAGGCAACGGCAGCAAGAATCTGGCCAGTCCTGACAGCAAGAGCAAG CCTGACGTGGGGTCAACCAAACCAAACTCAGCCAAATCCCGCCCATCtaccctttccaccaatggCGAGGCCAACTCAGCCAAACGCCCCTCCCCCACCACAGCCTCAGCCAATAAAAAAAGCCCTGTAACCAAGGCAACCACTCCCACCGCCACTAAGCGGTCGCCACCGGCAATCGGCTCCAGCAAGGCTGCCAAG acTCCAGATAACGGTACGGCTGAGAAGCGCCCACCTGTGCCAAAGGCCACCGCCACCCCACGTGGAACAACCAATAAGGACGGCTCTGCCacaaacgctgcaaataaaaccgctg CTAGCAAGAATGACAAGACTGAGACCAAGACTGGAGAGGCCAAGAAACCCAGCACTCAGAAGACTGCAG CCACTCGTCCTCGTCCTCGCCCGGCCTCCACCACCACTCCCACTCCCCCGGCTGCCACTACTAATGGGGATGCCCCCACCACTCACCGCCGCCGAACCATCACCAAACCCCCTGTACCCAAGCAGACCCCTATGGAGAAGAAGCCGGCGGTGCCCCGTGCTCCACGAACCCCGCGACCAATCAACGCCCCGACACCGGACCTGAAGAATGTCCGCTCCAAGATTGGATCCATTGACAACATCAAGTACCAGCCTGGTGGAGGAAAG GTTCAGATAGTGCACAAAAAGCTGGACTTCAGCCATGTCACGTCTCGCTGTGGCTCCAAggacaatataaaacatgtccCTGGAGGAGGCAAT GTGCAGATCTTGAATAAGAAGGTTGATCTGAGCAAGGTGACATCCAAATGTGGATCCAAGGATAACATCAAACACAAGCCAG gtggtggtgatgtgaaGATTGAGTCCCATAAGATAAACATCAAGGCAAAGTCTAAGATTGGATCCCTTGACAATGTGGGGCTGGAGACGGGCAACGGACACGCCAACGGACACGTCAAG GAGGAGAAGGCAGAGGGGAAAACATCATCACCCCCAAATGGGGCTCCAACAAAAGGGGCAGAGaacgttgccatggcaactgcaCCAGGAAGTGTTGCTAAGGAAAATGGAGTTAAGGAGCCCACACCTACTCCATTCGGGGGGGACGGACTGAGGGAGCCCCTTTGCATGGACAAACGCATCCCTGAGACAA
- the map4l gene encoding microtubule-associated protein 4 isoform X3: protein MSFLSGSSWQQPGIINGSSGYRQPSGGHHQQPQQQQQKPSNILSGANIPVALASPPSPPSTPASARHIDLHCQGQMAPGGQVGIAAQGRSKITLTEEGVKLGRSCTQGTLSGTPVEMPDTLTFKVPMLEIEEEGSRGGRAGVDSHRIGCVEGTGVPLGSAGQSPSSPLSSYSSSSSSYLHSPAVSPGKPSLASTLDPEPISELDYGQSQQSNSNINLDQIPSPSNLNLTCGKMDSRDGFYIQGPPGTAKSQVSLHPPKQASELGETSSWSPSFSGRFRSSPGNGAETVVSSTSESLFVGQNANLTAGLVGIENMNPSVGNQSGNTSPQLLGTEIESTVPGVRQTAHIGLEGIGESGAESYILREDFGQRGRTGSHLPPNRKMESGVESYSPNKDVSAGEEGSVGSCATLNRGTIPGQRGELPQRTAVRRAMSDCSHLAVPMVMAETYPTSMGGSLVMVPTVPNLMADPPRPPHPHVAVRRSLTVTDGTGAAAAMATMMSTPLMTSHVLPSSPPPKRHHGSCETSVLLPVPPSIVPPISSINDSKLNTAVKSDNKDKQEKTDSMSSKTEKIDTFDKKEKEEQQKKDNGQEKTLKSEKILKDEEKTEKMNAEKNNNNKASEKEEKVDKPEKADKDNKKEEEKKASEKKEEKEEKEEKGGKGTAKSPTGNGSKNLASPDSKSKPDVGSTKPNSAKSRPSTLSTNGEANSAKRPSPTTASANKKSPVTKATTPTATKRSPPAIGSSKAAKTPDNGTAEKRPPVPKATATPRGTTNKDGSATNAANKTAASKNDKTETKTGEAKKPSTQKTAATRPRPRPASTTTPTPPAATTNGDAPTTHRRRTITKPPVPKQTPMEKKPAVPRAPRTPRPINAPTPDLKNVRSKIGSIDNIKYQPGGGKVSSTQNNKTSDPSTPAAKARVQILNKKVDLSKVTSKCGSKDNIKHKPGGGDVKIESHKINIKAKSKIGSLDNVGLETGNGHANGHVKEEKAEGKTSSPPNGAPTKGAENVAMATAPGSVAKENGVKEPTPTPFGGDGLREPLCMDKRIPETN, encoded by the exons atgtccTTCCTCTCTGGCTCATCCTGGCAGCAGCCTGGCATCATTAATGGCAGCAGCGGGTACCGGCAACCATCCGGTGGGCATCATCAACaaccgcagcagcagcaacagaaaccTTCTAATATCCTCTCTGGTGCCAACATCCCTGTGGCACTTGCCTCCCCCCCATCACCCCCCTCCACGCCGGCCTCTGCGAGGCACATCGACCTGCACTGCCAAGGCCAGATGGCACCGGGGGGGCAGGTTGGCATTGCTGCCCAGGGGCGGTCCAAAATAACTTTGACAGAAGAAGGGGTGAAATTGGGGCGCAGCTGCACCCAGGGAACCTTGTCTGGGACGCCGGTCGAGATGCCAGACACGCTGACCTTCAAGGTGCCAATGCTGGAGATAGAGGAAGAGGGGTcaagaggagggagggcaggggTGGACAGTCACAGGATAGGGTGCGTAGAGGGGACAGGGGTCCCATTAGGAAGTGCAGGACAAAGCCCCAGCAGCCCCCTCTCTTCAtactcatcctcatcctcttcttaCCTGCACTCCCCTGCTGTCTCACCCGGAAAACCCTCTCTGGCTTCAACACTGGACCCTGAGCCAATTTCAGAGCTTGACTATGGACAAAGTCAACAGTCAAACTCAAATATTAATTTGGACCAAATCCCTAGTCCCTCTAACCTGAATCTGACCTGTGGGAAGATGGACAGCAGAGATGGATTTTATATTCAGGGACCTCCAGGCACTGCCAAAAGCCAGGTCTCCCTTCACCCCCCGAAACAGGCCTCAGAGCTCGGGGAAACCAGTTCATGGAGCCCCTCCTTCTCTGGAAGATTCAGATCAAGTCCGGGAAATGGAGCAGAAACAGTTGTTTCTTCAACATCTGAAAGCCTATTTGTAGGTCAGAATGCAAATTTAACTGCAGGCCTAGTTGGAATTGAAAATATGAATCCATCTGTAGGAAATCAAAGTGGAAATACATCTCCTCAACTCCTTGGTACTGAAATTGAGAGTACAGTTCCGGGTGTACGCCAGACTGCTCATATTGGGTTGGAGggcataggggagagtggggcgGAAAGTTACATCCTCAGAGAGGACTTTggccaaagaggaagaacagggTCACATTTACCACCCAACAGAAAAATGGAGAGTGGGGTTGAAAGTTACAGCCCAAACAAGGATGTAAGTGCTGGTGAAGAGGGGAGTGTGGGGTCATGTGCTACGCTAAATAGAGGGACAATACCAGGCCAACGTGGTGAACTTCCACAGCGAACCGCAGTGAGACGTGCCATGTCTGACTGTTCACATCTGGCTGTTCCCATGGTAATGGCTGAAACATACCCCACCAGTATGGGAGGCTCATTGGTGATGGTGCCCACTGTACCAAATCTAATGGCAGACCCACCCAGACCACCCCACCCACATGTGGCAGTCCGACGCTCACTCACGGTCACAGACGGCACGGGAGCTGCCGCCGCAATGGCAACAATGATGTCAACGccactgatgacatcacatgtACTGCCATCCTCTCCACCCCCTAAGAGGCATCATGGGAGCTGTGAGACCAGTGTTTTACTTCCAGTCCCACCCTCCATTGTCCCTCCCATTAGCAGTATCAACGATAGCAAGCTGAACACTGCGG TGAAATCTGACAACAAGGACAAGCAGGAGAAGACGGACAGCATGTCCAGCAAGACGGAGAAGATTGACACCTTCgacaagaaggagaaagaggagcagcagaagaagGACAACGGCCAGGAGAAGACCCTGAAGTCTGAGAAGATCCTTAAAGACGAGGAAAAGACGGAGAAGATGAACGCagagaagaacaacaacaacaaggcgagcgagaaggaggagaaggtggaCAAGCCAGAGAAGGCCGACAAAGATaacaagaaggaggaggagaagaaggcgagcgagaagaaggaagagaaggaagagaaggaagagaagggagggaagggaacAGCAAAGTCTCCTACAGGCAACGGCAGCAAGAATCTGGCCAGTCCTGACAGCAAGAGCAAG CCTGACGTGGGGTCAACCAAACCAAACTCAGCCAAATCCCGCCCATCtaccctttccaccaatggCGAGGCCAACTCAGCCAAACGCCCCTCCCCCACCACAGCCTCAGCCAATAAAAAAAGCCCTGTAACCAAGGCAACCACTCCCACCGCCACTAAGCGGTCGCCACCGGCAATCGGCTCCAGCAAGGCTGCCAAG acTCCAGATAACGGTACGGCTGAGAAGCGCCCACCTGTGCCAAAGGCCACCGCCACCCCACGTGGAACAACCAATAAGGACGGCTCTGCCacaaacgctgcaaataaaaccgctg CTAGCAAGAATGACAAGACTGAGACCAAGACTGGAGAGGCCAAGAAACCCAGCACTCAGAAGACTGCAG CCACTCGTCCTCGTCCTCGCCCGGCCTCCACCACCACTCCCACTCCCCCGGCTGCCACTACTAATGGGGATGCCCCCACCACTCACCGCCGCCGAACCATCACCAAACCCCCTGTACCCAAGCAGACCCCTATGGAGAAGAAGCCGGCGGTGCCCCGTGCTCCACGAACCCCGCGACCAATCAACGCCCCGACACCGGACCTGAAGAATGTCCGCTCCAAGATTGGATCCATTGACAACATCAAGTACCAGCCTGGTGGAGGAAAG GTCTCCTCCACCCAGAACAACAAGACATCAGACCCCTCCACCCCTGCCGCCAAGGCCAGA GTGCAGATCTTGAATAAGAAGGTTGATCTGAGCAAGGTGACATCCAAATGTGGATCCAAGGATAACATCAAACACAAGCCAG gtggtggtgatgtgaaGATTGAGTCCCATAAGATAAACATCAAGGCAAAGTCTAAGATTGGATCCCTTGACAATGTGGGGCTGGAGACGGGCAACGGACACGCCAACGGACACGTCAAG GAGGAGAAGGCAGAGGGGAAAACATCATCACCCCCAAATGGGGCTCCAACAAAAGGGGCAGAGaacgttgccatggcaactgcaCCAGGAAGTGTTGCTAAGGAAAATGGAGTTAAGGAGCCCACACCTACTCCATTCGGGGGGGACGGACTGAGGGAGCCCCTTTGCATGGACAAACGCATCCCTGAGACAA
- the map4l gene encoding microtubule-associated protein 4 isoform X1, which yields MSFLSGSSWQQPGIINGSSGYRQPSGGHHQQPQQQQQKPSNILSGANIPVALASPPSPPSTPASARHIDLHCQGQMAPGGQVGIAAQGRSKITLTEEGVKLGRSCTQGTLSGTPVEMPDTLTFKVPMLEIEEEGSRGGRAGVDSHRIGCVEGTGVPLGSAGQSPSSPLSSYSSSSSSYLHSPAVSPGKPSLASTLDPEPISELDYGQSQQSNSNINLDQIPSPSNLNLTCGKMDSRDGFYIQGPPGTAKSQVSLHPPKQASELGETSSWSPSFSGRFRSSPGNGAETVVSSTSESLFVGQNANLTAGLVGIENMNPSVGNQSGNTSPQLLGTEIESTVPGVRQTAHIGLEGIGESGAESYILREDFGQRGRTGSHLPPNRKMESGVESYSPNKDVSAGEEGSVGSCATLNRGTIPGQRGELPQRTAVRRAMSDCSHLAVPMVMAETYPTSMGGSLVMVPTVPNLMADPPRPPHPHVAVRRSLTVTDGTGAAAAMATMMSTPLMTSHVLPSSPPPKRHHGSCETSVLLPVPPSIVPPISSINDSKLNTAVKSDNKDKQEKTDSMSSKTEKIDTFDKKEKEEQQKKDNGQEKTLKSEKILKDEEKTEKMNAEKNNNNKASEKEEKVDKPEKADKDNKKEEEKKASEKKEEKEEKEEKGGKGTAKSPTGNGSKNLASPDSKSKPDVGSTKPNSAKSRPSTLSTNGEANSAKRPSPTTASANKKSPVTKATTPTATKRSPPAIGSSKAAKTPDNGTAEKRPPVPKATATPRGTTNKDGSATNAANKTAASKNDKTETKTGEAKKPSTQKTAATRPRPRPASTTTPTPPAATTNGDAPTTHRRRTITKPPVPKQTPMEKKPAVPRAPRTPRPINAPTPDLKNVRSKIGSIDNIKYQPGGGKVSSTQNNKTSDPSTPAAKARVQIVHKKLDFSHVTSRCGSKDNIKHVPGGGNVQILNKKVDLSKVTSKCGSKDNIKHKPGGGDVKIESHKINIKAKSKIGSLDNVGLETGNGHANGHVKEEKAEGKTSSPPNGAPTKGAENVAMATAPGSVAKENGVKEPTPTPFGGDGLREPLCMDKRIPETN from the exons atgtccTTCCTCTCTGGCTCATCCTGGCAGCAGCCTGGCATCATTAATGGCAGCAGCGGGTACCGGCAACCATCCGGTGGGCATCATCAACaaccgcagcagcagcaacagaaaccTTCTAATATCCTCTCTGGTGCCAACATCCCTGTGGCACTTGCCTCCCCCCCATCACCCCCCTCCACGCCGGCCTCTGCGAGGCACATCGACCTGCACTGCCAAGGCCAGATGGCACCGGGGGGGCAGGTTGGCATTGCTGCCCAGGGGCGGTCCAAAATAACTTTGACAGAAGAAGGGGTGAAATTGGGGCGCAGCTGCACCCAGGGAACCTTGTCTGGGACGCCGGTCGAGATGCCAGACACGCTGACCTTCAAGGTGCCAATGCTGGAGATAGAGGAAGAGGGGTcaagaggagggagggcaggggTGGACAGTCACAGGATAGGGTGCGTAGAGGGGACAGGGGTCCCATTAGGAAGTGCAGGACAAAGCCCCAGCAGCCCCCTCTCTTCAtactcatcctcatcctcttcttaCCTGCACTCCCCTGCTGTCTCACCCGGAAAACCCTCTCTGGCTTCAACACTGGACCCTGAGCCAATTTCAGAGCTTGACTATGGACAAAGTCAACAGTCAAACTCAAATATTAATTTGGACCAAATCCCTAGTCCCTCTAACCTGAATCTGACCTGTGGGAAGATGGACAGCAGAGATGGATTTTATATTCAGGGACCTCCAGGCACTGCCAAAAGCCAGGTCTCCCTTCACCCCCCGAAACAGGCCTCAGAGCTCGGGGAAACCAGTTCATGGAGCCCCTCCTTCTCTGGAAGATTCAGATCAAGTCCGGGAAATGGAGCAGAAACAGTTGTTTCTTCAACATCTGAAAGCCTATTTGTAGGTCAGAATGCAAATTTAACTGCAGGCCTAGTTGGAATTGAAAATATGAATCCATCTGTAGGAAATCAAAGTGGAAATACATCTCCTCAACTCCTTGGTACTGAAATTGAGAGTACAGTTCCGGGTGTACGCCAGACTGCTCATATTGGGTTGGAGggcataggggagagtggggcgGAAAGTTACATCCTCAGAGAGGACTTTggccaaagaggaagaacagggTCACATTTACCACCCAACAGAAAAATGGAGAGTGGGGTTGAAAGTTACAGCCCAAACAAGGATGTAAGTGCTGGTGAAGAGGGGAGTGTGGGGTCATGTGCTACGCTAAATAGAGGGACAATACCAGGCCAACGTGGTGAACTTCCACAGCGAACCGCAGTGAGACGTGCCATGTCTGACTGTTCACATCTGGCTGTTCCCATGGTAATGGCTGAAACATACCCCACCAGTATGGGAGGCTCATTGGTGATGGTGCCCACTGTACCAAATCTAATGGCAGACCCACCCAGACCACCCCACCCACATGTGGCAGTCCGACGCTCACTCACGGTCACAGACGGCACGGGAGCTGCCGCCGCAATGGCAACAATGATGTCAACGccactgatgacatcacatgtACTGCCATCCTCTCCACCCCCTAAGAGGCATCATGGGAGCTGTGAGACCAGTGTTTTACTTCCAGTCCCACCCTCCATTGTCCCTCCCATTAGCAGTATCAACGATAGCAAGCTGAACACTGCGG TGAAATCTGACAACAAGGACAAGCAGGAGAAGACGGACAGCATGTCCAGCAAGACGGAGAAGATTGACACCTTCgacaagaaggagaaagaggagcagcagaagaagGACAACGGCCAGGAGAAGACCCTGAAGTCTGAGAAGATCCTTAAAGACGAGGAAAAGACGGAGAAGATGAACGCagagaagaacaacaacaacaaggcgagcgagaaggaggagaaggtggaCAAGCCAGAGAAGGCCGACAAAGATaacaagaaggaggaggagaagaaggcgagcgagaagaaggaagagaaggaagagaaggaagagaagggagggaagggaacAGCAAAGTCTCCTACAGGCAACGGCAGCAAGAATCTGGCCAGTCCTGACAGCAAGAGCAAG CCTGACGTGGGGTCAACCAAACCAAACTCAGCCAAATCCCGCCCATCtaccctttccaccaatggCGAGGCCAACTCAGCCAAACGCCCCTCCCCCACCACAGCCTCAGCCAATAAAAAAAGCCCTGTAACCAAGGCAACCACTCCCACCGCCACTAAGCGGTCGCCACCGGCAATCGGCTCCAGCAAGGCTGCCAAG acTCCAGATAACGGTACGGCTGAGAAGCGCCCACCTGTGCCAAAGGCCACCGCCACCCCACGTGGAACAACCAATAAGGACGGCTCTGCCacaaacgctgcaaataaaaccgctg CTAGCAAGAATGACAAGACTGAGACCAAGACTGGAGAGGCCAAGAAACCCAGCACTCAGAAGACTGCAG CCACTCGTCCTCGTCCTCGCCCGGCCTCCACCACCACTCCCACTCCCCCGGCTGCCACTACTAATGGGGATGCCCCCACCACTCACCGCCGCCGAACCATCACCAAACCCCCTGTACCCAAGCAGACCCCTATGGAGAAGAAGCCGGCGGTGCCCCGTGCTCCACGAACCCCGCGACCAATCAACGCCCCGACACCGGACCTGAAGAATGTCCGCTCCAAGATTGGATCCATTGACAACATCAAGTACCAGCCTGGTGGAGGAAAG GTCTCCTCCACCCAGAACAACAAGACATCAGACCCCTCCACCCCTGCCGCCAAGGCCAGA GTTCAGATAGTGCACAAAAAGCTGGACTTCAGCCATGTCACGTCTCGCTGTGGCTCCAAggacaatataaaacatgtccCTGGAGGAGGCAAT GTGCAGATCTTGAATAAGAAGGTTGATCTGAGCAAGGTGACATCCAAATGTGGATCCAAGGATAACATCAAACACAAGCCAG gtggtggtgatgtgaaGATTGAGTCCCATAAGATAAACATCAAGGCAAAGTCTAAGATTGGATCCCTTGACAATGTGGGGCTGGAGACGGGCAACGGACACGCCAACGGACACGTCAAG GAGGAGAAGGCAGAGGGGAAAACATCATCACCCCCAAATGGGGCTCCAACAAAAGGGGCAGAGaacgttgccatggcaactgcaCCAGGAAGTGTTGCTAAGGAAAATGGAGTTAAGGAGCCCACACCTACTCCATTCGGGGGGGACGGACTGAGGGAGCCCCTTTGCATGGACAAACGCATCCCTGAGACAA